One Thermus thermamylovorans genomic window, CCTCCTGGCCCTGGTCCTGGGGGCCCTTACGGTCAGGCTCAAGGGGCACTTCCTGCCCCTTTCCACCATCGCCTGGCAGGTGGCCCTCTACATCCTGGCGGGGAACCTGGTCTGGCTCACCGGGGGGCACACGGGGCTCACGGACCTTCCCCCTTTGGTCCTCTTGGGCCTACCCCTGGACACGGGTTTCCGCTACGCCCTTTTGGGCCTCCTCCTCTTGGTGTTCCTGATCCTCGCCCTCCACAACCTGCGCCAAAGCCGCCTGGGCCGGGCCCTTTTGGCCCTGAGGGGGGATGCCCTGGCGGCGGCCAGCTTTGGGGTGGACCCGGCGGGGCTCCGCCTCAAGGCCTTCCTCCTCTCCGGGGCCATCGCCGGGCTCGCAGGGTTTTTGTACGCCCACTTCCTGCGCTTTGTGAACCCCACGCCCTTCTCCCTGGAGGCCTCCATCAAGTACCTGGTGATGGCCGTGGCCGGGGGGGT contains:
- a CDS encoding ABC transporter permease subunit, with protein sequence LLALVLGALTVRLKGHFLPLSTIAWQVALYILAGNLVWLTGGHTGLTDLPPLVLLGLPLDTGFRYALLGLLLLVFLILALHNLRQSRLGRALLALRGDALAAASFGVDPAGLRLKAFLLSGAIAGLAGFLYAHFLRFVNPTPFSLEASIKYLVMAVAGGVGTIPGVLLGTAFFTGLEDWLKDLLPRLLGQQGNYETIAYGLILGAILLLAPKGVWPLLERYLPRASARLPRAAPLPPRPSTGAGGEVLLEAQDLKKAFGGLLAVAGVSLALRRGEILALIGPNGA